One genomic window of Eptesicus fuscus isolate TK198812 chromosome 6, DD_ASM_mEF_20220401, whole genome shotgun sequence includes the following:
- the ACP5 gene encoding tartrate-resistant acid phosphatase type 5 encodes MDTRTALLVLQALLVLPLAGGAAPVLRFVAVGDWGGVPNAPFYTARETANAKEIARTAKILGTDFILSLGDNFYFTGVQDAEDKRFQETFEDVFSDPSLRNVPWYVLAGNHDHLGNVSAQIAYSRISKRWNFPSPYYRLRFKIPRSNVTVAIFMLDTVTLCGNSDDFLSQQPQRPRDPQLARTQLSWLKKQLAAAKEDYVLVAGHYPVWSIAEHGPTHCLVRQLQPLLATYKVTAYLSGHDHNLQYLQDEDGIGYILSGAGNFMDPSRRHFRKVPSGYLRFHYGVENSLGGFTYVEISPKEMSVTYIEASGKSLFKTKLPRQDRLEHL; translated from the exons ATGGACACAAGGACAGCGCTGCTCGTCCTGCAAGCCTTGCTGGTGCTCCCCCTGGCTGGTGGCGCTGCCCCCGTCCTGCGCTTTGTGGCTGTGGGGGACTGGGGCGGGGTCCCCAACGCCCCATTCTACACAGCCCGGGAGACGGCCAACGCCAAGGAGATTGCCAGGACTGCGAAGATCCTCGGCACAGACTTCATCCTGTCGCTGGGGGACAATTTCTACTTCACCGGCGTGCAGGATGCCGAGGACAAGCGGTTCCAG GAGACCTTTGAGGATGTGTTCTCTGACCCCTCCCTCCGCAATGTGCCCTGGTACGTGCTGGCTGGCAACCATGACCACCTGGGCAACGTCTCGGCACAAATTGCCTACTCCAGGATCTCCAAGCGCTG GAACTTCCCCAGCCCTTACTACCGCCTGCGCTTCAAGATCCCACGGTCCAATGTGACCGTGGCCATCTTCATGCTGGACACGGTGACGCTGTGTGGCAACTCGGACGACTTCCTGAGCCAGCAGCCGCAGAGGCCCCGCGACCCACAGCTGGCCCGGACGCAGCTGTCCTGGCTCAAGAAGCAGCTGGCGGCGGCCAAGGAGGACTACGTGCTGGTGGCCGGCCACTACCCAGTCTGGTCCATCGCGGAGCACGGGCCCACCCACTGCCTGGTCCGTCAGCTGCAGCCGCTGCTGGCCACGTACAAGGTCACCGCCTACCTGAGTGGCCACGACCACAACCTCCAG TACCTTCAGGATGAGGACGGCATCGGCTACATACTGAGCGGGGCTGGTAACTTCATGGACCCCTCGAGGAGGCACTTCCGCAAGGTTCCCAGCGGCTACCTGCGCTTCCACTACGGGGTTGAGAACTCACTGGGCGGCTTCACCTACGTGGAGATCAGCCCCAAAGAGATGAGCGTCACTTACATCGAGGCCTCGGGCAAGTCCCTCTTCAAGACCAAACTGCCCAGGCAAGACCGGCTTGAGCACTTGTGA